From Methanosarcina lacustris Z-7289, one genomic window encodes:
- a CDS encoding ISH3 family transposase, whose product MNQKNDSIESLATASLMTVASELFSNHHIITLPKGAKYTFQTIIMTLLHAATSVNNSLESASNDLKLKSFLTKIPSADTIFNYINCNNVEYILSSFRAMNRDLFKSMNIKGKVHDIAIDFHNIPFYGDENTPLISGIKPKNGSAWGYSYCTLDIIGDVKLTLDVIAINGFNKNYFDLITFLFERLEKMQIKVGTVYLDKEFCNDDTISALTKLNINFVIAAKRNPKIMGILDNFKKENGPTSTVFRCNFNKKGTAFDLVATHDEEKGYILFATNKDVKSIEKFEKSIPEEYRKRWNIETGYRVKNNFKIRTCTKSPVARTLFFVIQCTLHNILNMLKSVLEITAYELKSLINEDIIKVIRYGLKSLYIIPFKLFLNYLNMYNKTRKRDLRNQLLRI is encoded by the coding sequence ATGAATCAAAAAAACGATTCCATTGAGTCCTTAGCTACAGCCAGTTTGATGACTGTGGCATCTGAACTGTTTAGCAATCATCATATAATTACTTTACCAAAGGGTGCAAAATACACTTTCCAAACTATTATTATGACATTACTACATGCTGCAACATCTGTTAATAACTCACTTGAATCTGCAAGCAATGATCTTAAGCTTAAAAGTTTTCTCACAAAAATTCCGTCAGCCGATACTATTTTTAATTACATAAATTGCAATAATGTTGAATATATACTATCTTCATTTAGAGCCATGAATCGGGATCTATTCAAAAGTATGAATATTAAAGGTAAAGTTCATGACATAGCAATTGATTTTCATAACATTCCCTTTTATGGTGATGAAAACACTCCCTTGATATCTGGTATAAAACCTAAAAATGGAAGCGCTTGGGGCTATTCATATTGTACGTTGGACATCATTGGGGATGTTAAACTTACACTTGATGTAATTGCAATTAATGGTTTTAATAAGAATTATTTTGATCTTATTACATTTTTGTTTGAACGGCTTGAAAAAATGCAGATAAAAGTTGGTACAGTATATTTAGATAAGGAATTTTGTAATGATGATACAATTTCTGCTTTGACCAAACTAAATATAAACTTTGTAATTGCAGCTAAACGCAATCCAAAAATAATGGGCATACTTGATAATTTTAAAAAAGAAAATGGACCTACATCAACTGTTTTTAGATGTAATTTCAATAAAAAAGGAACGGCGTTCGATCTCGTTGCAACACATGATGAAGAAAAAGGATACATCCTATTTGCCACAAACAAGGATGTAAAATCGATTGAAAAATTTGAAAAGTCAATTCCTGAAGAGTACAGGAAAAGATGGAACATTGAGACCGGATATAGAGTAAAAAACAATTTCAAGATACGAACATGTACAAAATCACCTGTAGCAAGAACGTTATTCTTTGTTATTCAATGTACATTGCATAACATTTTGAATATGTTGAAATCCGTTTTGGAAATTACGGCATATGAACTAAAATCTTTGATCAACGAAGATATAATCAAGGTTATAAGATACGGATTGAAATCACTTTACATAATTCCGTTTAAATTGTTTTTGAATTATTTGAACATGTATAATAAAACAAGAAAAAGGGATTTACGCAATCAGTTACTAAGAATATAA
- the eno gene encoding phosphopyruvate hydratase produces the protein MSYIGLQQDSGEYKIQKIHAREILDSRGNPTIEVDVFTPKGFGRASVPSGASTGTNEALELRDADPNRYGGKGVLTAVKNVNTIIQKELLGLDVRNQREIDELMIELDESENKANLGANSILGVSMAVAKAAADSLNMPLYRYFGGSNAFTLPVPTMNVLNGGKHAGNELAIQEFMIQPKGADTFYEALQTGTEIYQILGKFLEKKYGRSSINVGYEGGYAPKMSESTEALDALVQAIEEAGYTESEVTIGLDAAATEFYEDGLYAIDGKKLSAPELLDYYVELVNSYPILSIEDPFQEEAFEDFEALTNELWDTIIVGDDLFVTNIERLSKGVDMGAANALLLKVNQIGSLSEAFDAASMASRNGYTVIVSHRSAETEDTTISDLAVAIGAEMIKTGAPARGERTAKYNQLLRIEEDLGEVAHYVQL, from the coding sequence ATGTCGTATATCGGTTTACAGCAGGATTCTGGAGAATATAAGATCCAAAAGATACATGCTCGGGAGATCCTGGACTCAAGGGGAAATCCCACTATTGAAGTTGATGTGTTTACACCGAAGGGATTTGGCAGAGCAAGTGTCCCTTCAGGAGCTTCCACGGGTACTAACGAAGCCCTTGAACTGCGCGATGCCGACCCCAACCGGTACGGTGGAAAAGGAGTCCTGACTGCAGTCAAGAACGTAAATACCATTATCCAGAAGGAATTGCTTGGACTTGATGTGCGAAACCAGCGGGAAATCGACGAGCTGATGATCGAGCTTGACGAATCCGAAAACAAAGCAAACCTCGGAGCCAACTCGATTCTTGGTGTATCCATGGCGGTTGCAAAGGCTGCAGCTGACTCTCTTAACATGCCCCTTTACCGCTACTTTGGTGGTTCTAACGCTTTTACCCTTCCGGTTCCCACAATGAATGTCCTGAACGGAGGCAAACATGCAGGAAATGAACTTGCAATCCAGGAGTTCATGATTCAGCCCAAAGGCGCAGACACCTTCTACGAAGCCCTGCAAACCGGGACAGAGATTTACCAGATCCTCGGGAAGTTTCTGGAGAAAAAATACGGACGCTCTTCTATTAACGTGGGCTATGAAGGCGGGTATGCTCCCAAAATGAGTGAGTCTACAGAAGCTCTTGACGCCCTCGTACAGGCAATTGAAGAAGCAGGCTATACCGAGTCCGAGGTTACAATAGGGCTTGATGCCGCAGCAACCGAGTTTTATGAAGATGGATTATACGCAATTGATGGAAAGAAACTGTCTGCTCCAGAACTGCTTGACTACTACGTAGAACTTGTAAACTCTTATCCCATTCTTTCTATCGAAGACCCCTTCCAGGAGGAAGCCTTTGAGGACTTTGAAGCCCTTACCAATGAACTCTGGGACACGATCATTGTAGGTGACGACCTGTTTGTCACAAACATTGAAAGGCTCTCAAAAGGCGTGGATATGGGAGCAGCAAATGCCCTTCTCCTCAAAGTCAACCAGATCGGCTCACTTTCCGAAGCATTTGATGCCGCCAGCATGGCTTCCAGAAACGGCTACACCGTAATCGTAAGCCACCGCTCTGCAGAAACCGAAGACACCACCATCTCAGACCTCGCAGTTGCCATCGGGGCAGAAATGATCAAGACCGGAGCTCCGGCACGTGGCGAAAGGACTGCAAAATATAATCAGCTCCTCAGAATAGAGGAAGATCTCGGTGAAGTTGCACATTACGTGCAGCTCTAA
- a CDS encoding DMT family transporter: MTISVSAASKHHLELLTACVIYGTVGIFMELLKDMSVGSIIFYRVLFGLSAIICYLAITGNLGQLSLKRKKKYLLLLGILYVSQMFSYYSAIRYLGASSAVLLLYTDPIYLTFLAPVLLGEKNTGKTIFALFLGLVGVFYVTRPEGGFEQLEIGSNYLKGVIFGLVGGLFSSGVIISVRFLRNEYNGLTQLVWQSAISLAFLSPFAVSLPGNVLAANLPVLMLFGFLITGVGAVFYIRGVAGVSAITGSVLTLLEPVSCIFFDHTVLGSPVHSGMLIGSFFILAAAVVISLDNPFFLKKLIFREKTASNKKMPFWKRELLRLQDE, translated from the coding sequence ATGACGATTTCTGTATCTGCTGCCTCAAAACATCATCTTGAATTACTAACGGCGTGTGTTATATATGGTACCGTCGGAATTTTTATGGAATTGCTTAAGGATATGTCTGTAGGTTCCATTATATTCTACAGAGTTCTTTTCGGGCTTTCAGCTATAATATGTTATCTTGCAATTACCGGGAATCTAGGGCAACTCTCGTTGAAACGAAAGAAAAAGTACCTTCTTCTTCTGGGAATTCTGTACGTTTCTCAAATGTTTTCCTACTATTCTGCAATCCGCTACCTTGGGGCTTCTTCTGCTGTTCTTCTCCTGTATACTGATCCTATATACCTGACTTTCCTTGCTCCCGTGCTTCTGGGGGAAAAGAATACTGGAAAAACGATTTTTGCCCTTTTCCTGGGTCTTGTAGGCGTCTTCTATGTAACAAGGCCTGAAGGAGGCTTTGAACAGCTTGAAATTGGAAGCAACTATCTTAAAGGTGTAATCTTCGGGCTCGTAGGAGGCCTTTTCAGCAGTGGAGTCATAATATCCGTCCGCTTCCTCAGGAATGAGTATAACGGTCTTACCCAGCTTGTCTGGCAGAGCGCAATCAGTCTGGCCTTCCTTTCTCCTTTCGCAGTCTCCCTTCCAGGAAATGTGCTCGCTGCCAACCTTCCCGTCCTTATGCTTTTCGGCTTCCTTATCACCGGGGTAGGTGCAGTGTTCTATATAAGAGGCGTGGCAGGCGTAAGCGCCATTACAGGCAGCGTCCTCACCCTTCTTGAGCCGGTTTCCTGTATATTTTTTGATCACACGGTCCTGGGAAGCCCTGTTCACAGCGGGATGCTTATAGGTTCCTTCTTTATCCTTGCAGCAGCAGTCGTAATAAGCCTTGATAACCCCTTTTTCTTGAAGAAGTTGATTTTCAGGGAAAAGACGGCATCGAACAAAAAGATGCCCTTCTGGAAAAGAGAACTTTTAAGGCTACAGGATGAATAA
- a CDS encoding transcriptional regulator, protein MTDDSPVNLTEKEYVIIDKLQSLGLPRTEATAIVCLKDCRELRSLHIELVSGLRQPEVSVAMRPLRDRGWVDERSEKKNKGKGRPVKYYQLTVQFPQIVQTLEEEFLKDNNEKMIALKRLRELEIIMQN, encoded by the coding sequence ATGACCGACGATTCTCCAGTTAATTTAACCGAAAAAGAGTATGTAATTATTGATAAACTCCAGAGCCTGGGACTCCCGAGGACAGAGGCCACCGCAATCGTGTGTTTAAAAGACTGCAGGGAACTCAGGTCCCTTCATATAGAACTTGTCTCCGGACTCAGACAGCCGGAAGTGAGTGTAGCTATGCGTCCTCTAAGGGATAGGGGTTGGGTAGATGAAAGATCCGAAAAGAAGAATAAAGGAAAAGGCAGACCTGTAAAGTATTACCAGTTAACAGTACAGTTCCCGCAGATAGTGCAGACTCTCGAAGAGGAATTTTTGAAAGATAACAACGAGAAAATGATCGCACTCAAAAGGCTAAGGGAATTGGAGATTATAATGCAAAATTAA
- the tnpA gene encoding IS200/IS605 family transposase: MELRHANHCVYKIRYHMVFCVKYRKKLLLDIELINFLKNICFEIGERYCFEFDAIGTDGDHVHLFVGAEPKYSPSKVMQILKSITARQIFKEYPEIKKQLWGGEFWSDGGYIGTVGDGTTSDVIKNYVQNQGNQEEKEAYKQMKILDF; this comes from the coding sequence ATGGAACTACGACATGCAAACCATTGTGTCTATAAAATAAGATATCATATGGTTTTTTGTGTGAAGTATCGTAAAAAGCTTCTTTTAGATATAGAACTCATCAACTTTTTAAAAAATATCTGTTTTGAAATTGGTGAAAGGTACTGTTTTGAGTTTGATGCAATTGGTACTGATGGTGATCATGTCCATCTTTTTGTTGGAGCTGAGCCAAAGTATTCTCCTTCAAAAGTCATGCAAATTCTAAAAAGTATTACAGCAAGACAAATCTTTAAAGAATACCCTGAGATCAAAAAACAGCTTTGGGGTGGTGAATTCTGGAGTGATGGGGGTTACATTGGAACAGTAGGAGATGGAACAACTTCCGATGTAATAAAAAACTATGTTCAAAATCAGGGAAACCAGGAAGAAAAAGAAGCATACAAGCAAATGAAAATACTCGATTTTTAA
- a CDS encoding CPBP family glutamic-type intramembrane protease: MVGSLWGIWHAPYCLVFLPETDIQTVLPVSRAIFVIVLIITMIFWTVMFIELYRVTKSIWPGVVLHMVEDSLINPLVISGYISIVAGTEIFVSPIIGIITSILYLFVGLGIRT; this comes from the coding sequence ATTGTTGGCAGTCTTTGGGGAATCTGGCATGCTCCATATTGTCTGGTCTTTTTACCTGAAACAGATATACAAACAGTGTTACCTGTCAGTCGAGCTATATTTGTCATTGTTCTTATTATAACAATGATATTCTGGACAGTGATGTTTATTGAGCTTTATAGGGTAACAAAATCAATTTGGCCGGGTGTTGTATTACATATGGTAGAGGATTCACTTATAAATCCTTTAGTTATATCAGGTTATATCAGCATTGTAGCAGGAACAGAAATTTTTGTTTCACCAATCATTGGGATTATTACTTCAATTCTTTACTTATTTGTTGGATTAGGAATAAGAACTTAG
- a CDS encoding PPC domain-containing DNA-binding protein gives MEYAKGRIGRVFTVRIDHGDDLLLELIKLAEMEKIESAVFMLLGALREGKLVAGPKENRRPPEPVWLGFDDAHEILGIGDIFQENGKPKIHLHAGTARGDSIKLGCLRGESEVFMVVEVFIFELEGISARRIMDAEQGFAPVSFMQVPDQE, from the coding sequence ATGGAATACGCAAAAGGAAGGATAGGCAGGGTCTTTACTGTCAGGATTGACCACGGGGATGACCTTCTCCTGGAACTTATTAAACTTGCAGAAATGGAGAAGATTGAATCGGCTGTGTTTATGCTCCTTGGCGCGCTGAGGGAAGGAAAGCTTGTTGCGGGTCCGAAAGAAAACAGAAGACCTCCGGAACCTGTCTGGCTTGGCTTTGATGATGCCCATGAGATTCTCGGGATAGGAGACATTTTCCAGGAGAACGGAAAGCCCAAAATTCACCTTCATGCAGGAACAGCCAGGGGAGACAGCATTAAACTGGGATGCCTGAGAGGTGAAAGTGAAGTATTTATGGTTGTTGAGGTATTTATTTTCGAGCTGGAAGGAATTTCTGCCAGAAGGATAATGGACGCAGAGCAGGGCTTTGCTCCCGTGAGCTTTATGCAAGTCCCTGATCAGGAATGA
- a CDS encoding lysylphosphatidylglycerol synthase transmembrane domain-containing protein has product MDINRQEDLQAPENKANNHKSLASSPPFVLKAGRDLPTLILLGLAVHLILPQLASVAASLQVIKTMLLWAVLLAALAQVMSYAGTGYLLYSVVAIVNQQLSVFKGALINLAATSMGMLAGGTLGNAAATYRWVKKQGISAEGSGLAGTLPTIFNNALLMVLAVAGIIHLLLVHQLSSLQFFMFLLILAFLGLGFAAVSWGKHHRDRFESVAVEIAASFARFLHKSYTPDTTEASISRMFAALDTLGNGGWKRPVMGAVLSTGFDMLTLYFFFIAAGNPVGPSVLLVGYGLPLLFGKMAFLIPGGVGIVESTMAALYTGLGVPGPVAVVVILGYRMFSFWIPALIGFPIAYYLHKE; this is encoded by the coding sequence ATGGATATAAACAGACAGGAAGATTTGCAGGCGCCAGAAAATAAAGCTAATAACCATAAAAGCCTGGCTTCTTCTCCTCCTTTTGTCCTGAAAGCGGGGCGTGACCTCCCAACCCTTATTTTGCTGGGACTGGCTGTCCACCTTATCCTCCCCCAACTTGCCTCAGTTGCAGCGTCCCTGCAGGTCATCAAAACAATGCTGCTGTGGGCCGTGCTTTTGGCTGCCCTTGCCCAGGTAATGAGCTACGCAGGAACAGGTTATCTCCTGTATTCGGTTGTGGCAATAGTAAACCAGCAACTTTCAGTGTTTAAAGGAGCTCTGATAAACCTCGCTGCAACAAGCATGGGAATGCTGGCAGGAGGCACTTTAGGGAATGCTGCAGCCACTTATCGCTGGGTAAAGAAACAGGGCATCAGCGCCGAAGGCTCCGGGCTTGCAGGCACCCTTCCCACTATTTTCAACAATGCGCTTTTAATGGTACTTGCAGTAGCTGGAATAATCCATCTGCTGCTGGTCCACCAACTATCTTCTCTGCAGTTTTTCATGTTCCTTCTGATCCTGGCTTTCCTGGGGCTGGGCTTTGCAGCAGTGAGCTGGGGAAAACACCACCGGGACCGCTTCGAATCTGTAGCTGTAGAGATTGCGGCTTCTTTTGCCCGGTTTCTGCACAAATCCTATACTCCGGATACAACCGAAGCCTCAATAAGCCGCATGTTTGCAGCCCTTGATACACTTGGCAATGGAGGCTGGAAACGACCGGTTATGGGAGCCGTGCTTTCCACGGGTTTTGATATGCTGACCCTGTACTTTTTCTTTATAGCTGCAGGAAACCCCGTAGGACCTTCAGTCCTGCTTGTGGGATACGGGCTTCCCCTGCTCTTCGGGAAAATGGCTTTTCTTATCCCCGGTGGGGTTGGGATTGTGGAGAGCACGATGGCAGCTCTGTACACAGGGCTTGGGGTACCGGGTCCGGTTGCAGTTGTGGTTATACTTGGCTACAGGATGTTTTCTTTCTGGATCCCCGCGTTAATCGGTTTTCCTATCGCGTATTACCTGCACAAGGAATGA
- a CDS encoding ABC transporter ATP-binding protein: protein MTDGSPIIELKNLTKVYKNGVEFSALDNANLRIKKGEFVAIVGPSGSGKSTLMHLIGLLDTPSSGTLLIDGNDVTKMSDKERSGMRNRMLGFVFQYHHLLPDFTALENVMMPLLIAGKSKNEAKDIAEKLLKEVGLEERMDHRPGELSGGQNQRVAVARALSCSPAIVLGDEPTGNLDTKAGDLIYELLRKLNKEHNQTFIVVTHNEDLAGKADRVIRIVDGKITDQ, encoded by the coding sequence ATGACAGACGGAAGCCCGATTATAGAGCTTAAGAACCTGACCAAAGTTTACAAAAACGGAGTGGAGTTTAGCGCGCTCGACAATGCAAACCTGAGAATTAAAAAAGGGGAATTTGTTGCAATTGTAGGGCCTTCTGGCTCAGGTAAAAGTACACTTATGCATCTCATAGGTCTGCTCGACACGCCCAGTTCAGGGACCCTCCTTATAGACGGCAATGACGTAACAAAAATGTCGGATAAGGAGCGTTCCGGAATGAGAAACAGGATGCTCGGCTTTGTCTTCCAGTATCACCACCTGCTTCCGGATTTCACTGCTCTGGAAAACGTAATGATGCCGCTCTTAATTGCGGGAAAAAGCAAGAACGAAGCAAAGGATATTGCCGAAAAACTTCTGAAAGAGGTCGGACTTGAAGAAAGGATGGACCACAGGCCAGGAGAACTCTCCGGAGGGCAGAACCAGAGGGTTGCGGTAGCCAGGGCTCTTAGCTGTTCTCCTGCAATCGTACTCGGAGATGAGCCTACAGGCAACCTTGATACTAAAGCAGGAGATTTGATCTATGAACTGCTTCGCAAGCTGAACAAGGAACATAACCAGACCTTTATCGTGGTAACCCATAATGAGGACCTGGCAGGAAAAGCCGATAGGGTTATCAGAATTGTAGACGGAAAAATAACGGATCAGTGA
- a CDS encoding DMT family transporter, which produces MPVQGNSFKPYSEVITGSIIYGTIGVFLDRVQDMSIGSILFCRFFFGLLLIFFYLLLSGSLEQLRPGRNQKYLLLLGFMNAVTGICYFSAIRYSGISVAVLLLYTAPVYVNLLAPSILGEKSSSKSLLPLFLSVAGVLFITRPGEVLTSLSTGSDFMKGLFFGLLSGLSFGITIITIRYLRHDYTGISQTFWLTGISLLFMLPSALSTPIPIYFRNFSTLLLFGLTITFAAILYLKGISGIRAQTGSILALLEPVSGIFFDTAVLRSPLYISTFLGCVLVLTAAYLVSRKGTGDQNLSTDFQPDNFQ; this is translated from the coding sequence ATGCCAGTGCAGGGAAACTCTTTCAAGCCGTATTCCGAAGTCATAACAGGCAGCATTATTTACGGCACCATAGGAGTTTTTCTGGACAGGGTTCAGGACATGTCCATAGGTTCCATTCTATTCTGCAGGTTCTTTTTCGGTTTACTCCTGATTTTCTTTTACCTGCTGCTGAGCGGAAGCCTGGAACAGCTCAGGCCCGGCAGGAATCAAAAATATCTTCTGCTGCTGGGTTTTATGAATGCAGTAACCGGCATATGCTATTTCTCGGCTATAAGGTACAGTGGAATTTCCGTTGCTGTACTGCTCCTTTATACGGCTCCTGTATATGTTAATCTGCTTGCCCCTTCAATCCTGGGGGAAAAAAGTAGCAGCAAAAGCCTTCTGCCTCTTTTCCTTTCAGTTGCTGGAGTATTATTCATAACTCGTCCCGGAGAGGTTCTGACAAGCCTGAGTACAGGGTCCGATTTTATGAAAGGCCTGTTTTTCGGCCTGCTTTCAGGGCTCTCTTTTGGCATCACCATAATCACGATTCGCTATCTGAGGCACGACTATACAGGGATATCCCAGACATTCTGGCTCACCGGAATAAGCCTGCTCTTTATGCTACCGTCTGCACTTTCGACTCCCATCCCTATCTACTTTAGAAACTTCAGTACCCTGCTTCTCTTCGGCTTGACCATTACATTCGCGGCAATTCTCTACCTCAAAGGAATTTCGGGCATAAGAGCGCAGACAGGCAGCATTCTTGCCCTGCTTGAACCTGTATCAGGAATCTTCTTTGACACTGCAGTCCTGAGAAGCCCTCTCTATATCTCAACGTTTCTGGGCTGTGTACTCGTCCTGACAGCGGCTTATCTTGTGAGCAGGAAAGGGACCGGAGACCAAAATCTGTCAACCGATTTTCAGCCAGACAATTTTCAATAA
- a CDS encoding adenosylcobalamin-dependent ribonucleoside-diphosphate reductase, with product MLDAEEGWDVLIAETLKARYLHEGEKSWEDICERVARAIATTEEEYLEFKDLMVRKIFVPSSPTLMNAGTELGQLAACFVVPVEDSVEEIFDALKTAALIQKTGGGTGFNFSKVRPKGSQAFCVDGVASGPLSFMRLFNEATEVIKQFGRRRGANIGILDVSHDDIIPFIRAKHVEGSFRNFNISVMVPDAFIRLVEAGSTETVWNPRTGATVGDIFSEIVEGIWKNGEPGVLFYDRINRDNFTPKLGDITATNPCGEEPLLPYESCNLGSINLSLFVANGKINWESLRETAGKAVRFLDNEIDINVYPVPEIGEATRKTRKIGLGVMGFHDLLLKLGLPYDSPETIEIAEKLMGQISRAAVRESRKLAAEKEPFPEYESSTWELPMRNAALTAIAPTGTISILAGCSAGIEPVFSWVYRRAHTVGKEFMLVHPLFEAHFKPVLSEPDYGRLLEHVYTHGTLQDIKDPKIVNENEKRLFRSALDINWKNHIDVQATFQRHCHAGISKTINMPADARKEDIEKALIYAWKQGLKGLTIYRTGSRQHVVLNLKKSEN from the coding sequence GTGCTGGATGCGGAGGAAGGATGGGATGTTCTAATTGCTGAAACCCTTAAAGCCAGGTACCTGCACGAAGGGGAAAAAAGCTGGGAGGACATCTGTGAGAGGGTGGCAAGGGCAATTGCAACAACTGAAGAAGAATATCTGGAATTCAAAGACCTGATGGTCCGTAAAATATTTGTCCCGAGTTCGCCCACACTTATGAATGCAGGCACGGAACTCGGCCAGCTTGCCGCCTGTTTTGTAGTCCCTGTGGAGGACAGCGTCGAGGAAATTTTTGACGCCCTCAAAACCGCAGCCCTTATCCAGAAAACCGGAGGAGGGACCGGGTTTAACTTCTCAAAGGTGAGGCCAAAAGGGTCTCAGGCCTTTTGCGTTGATGGGGTTGCCAGCGGCCCGCTTTCTTTCATGAGGCTCTTTAACGAGGCAACGGAAGTCATCAAGCAGTTCGGCAGGCGCAGAGGCGCAAATATAGGAATTCTGGATGTTTCACATGATGATATTATCCCCTTCATCAGGGCAAAACATGTTGAAGGAAGCTTTAGAAATTTCAATATCTCAGTAATGGTCCCGGATGCTTTTATCAGGCTTGTTGAAGCAGGGAGCACTGAAACGGTCTGGAACCCCAGGACAGGGGCAACGGTTGGGGATATATTCTCCGAAATCGTCGAAGGGATCTGGAAAAACGGGGAACCTGGCGTTCTCTTCTATGACCGTATAAACAGGGATAACTTCACCCCGAAACTGGGGGACATCACTGCCACAAACCCCTGCGGAGAAGAGCCTCTCCTGCCTTATGAGTCCTGCAACCTGGGCAGCATTAACCTTTCCCTTTTCGTTGCGAACGGAAAAATCAACTGGGAATCTCTGAGAGAAACAGCCGGAAAAGCAGTCCGTTTCCTGGATAATGAAATTGATATAAATGTATATCCTGTCCCGGAGATTGGGGAGGCAACCAGAAAGACAAGGAAAATAGGACTTGGAGTTATGGGATTTCACGACCTGCTTTTGAAACTGGGGCTGCCCTATGACTCCCCAGAAACGATCGAAATTGCAGAAAAGCTTATGGGGCAGATTAGCCGGGCTGCTGTCAGGGAATCAAGAAAACTTGCGGCAGAAAAAGAACCTTTTCCTGAATATGAGAGCTCCACCTGGGAACTTCCAATGAGAAATGCCGCATTGACTGCAATTGCCCCGACAGGAACTATCAGCATTCTCGCCGGCTGCTCTGCAGGGATTGAGCCTGTTTTTAGCTGGGTTTACAGGCGGGCCCATACGGTGGGAAAAGAGTTCATGCTTGTCCACCCCCTTTTTGAGGCGCATTTTAAGCCAGTGCTTTCGGAACCTGATTACGGAAGGCTCCTCGAACATGTCTACACACACGGCACCCTGCAGGACATAAAAGACCCGAAAATAGTCAATGAAAATGAAAAAAGGCTCTTCAGGTCAGCCCTTGATATTAACTGGAAGAATCATATTGATGTACAGGCAACCTTTCAACGCCACTGCCATGCAGGAATCTCAAAGACCATCAACATGCCTGCAGATGCCAGAAAGGAAGATATTGAGAAAGCTCTGATTTATGCCTGGAAGCAGGGATTAAAAGGGCTTACAATCTACAGGACCGGAAGCAGACAGCATGTGGTCCTCAACTTAAAAAAGTCCGAAAACTAA
- a CDS encoding IS66 family transposase → MITTLLSDDAPQFKQIAHHHALCWIHDGRNYKKLRPIVPYHKEKLEAFLDRYWDYYGKLCEFKIKPDAEVAEQLFTEFDQLFTTITGYEQLDERISKTKEKKEHLLKVLLLPEVPLHNNAAELAARAKVRKRDVSLQTITEEGTKANDTFMTIVQTAKKLSVSAYQYIWDRVSNKFEMPSLAQIIREKTR, encoded by the coding sequence GTGATTACCACACTTCTGAGTGATGATGCACCTCAATTCAAGCAAATTGCACATCATCATGCTCTTTGCTGGATTCATGATGGGAGAAACTACAAGAAATTGAGGCCAATAGTACCTTATCATAAAGAAAAGCTTGAAGCTTTTCTGGACAGGTACTGGGATTATTATGGAAAACTCTGCGAGTTTAAAATAAAACCAGATGCAGAGGTAGCGGAGCAGTTATTTACTGAATTTGATCAGTTGTTTACTACCATAACAGGATATGAACAGTTGGATGAAAGAATCAGTAAGACGAAAGAGAAAAAGGAACATTTATTGAAGGTACTTCTTTTACCAGAGGTTCCGCTGCATAACAATGCAGCGGAACTAGCGGCGAGAGCAAAGGTCAGAAAAAGAGATGTCAGCCTTCAAACCATAACAGAGGAAGGAACAAAGGCAAATGACACATTTATGACAATTGTTCAGACAGCAAAGAAACTGAGTGTAAGTGCATATCAGTACATATGGGATAGAGTGAGCAATAAATTTGAGATGCCATCTCTGGCTCAAATCATCAGAGAAAAAACTCGTTGA